Proteins from one Candidatus Margulisiibacteriota bacterium genomic window:
- the fabD gene encoding ACP S-malonyltransferase, translating to MTTAFVFPGQGSQSVGMGKELAEKYLDRANAVLGFDLKKIVLEGPEDELKKTAIQQPAIFTVSAAMYERLATRDPRPVTFAGHSLGEYSALYAAGVISFEDGVKTVNLRGQYMQEAVPAGQGAMAALLGGDRQAIANICKEVGNVWPANFNSPGQVVISGTKSGVDAAAGKLKAAGVKKIIPLAVSAPFHCPLMQPAADKLAEQLNRITFQDAAIPVYANVTAAPVTAAAEIKQLLIKQVTGSVLWEDSINKMVAAGVNSFVEVGPGKVLTGLIKKINAGVEVKSYDEFKG from the coding sequence ATGACAACCGCTTTCGTATTCCCGGGCCAGGGGTCGCAGTCGGTGGGGATGGGGAAAGAGCTGGCCGAAAAATATCTCGACCGGGCCAATGCCGTCCTCGGCTTTGACCTGAAAAAGATCGTCCTGGAAGGCCCCGAGGATGAACTCAAGAAAACCGCTATCCAGCAGCCGGCTATTTTCACCGTTAGTGCTGCCATGTATGAGCGACTCGCGACCCGTGACCCGCGACCCGTGACATTTGCCGGCCATTCCCTCGGCGAATACTCGGCGTTATATGCCGCCGGCGTCATTTCGTTCGAGGACGGGGTCAAGACCGTTAACCTCCGCGGCCAGTATATGCAGGAAGCGGTCCCGGCCGGCCAGGGGGCGATGGCGGCCCTCCTTGGCGGCGACCGGCAAGCGATCGCTAACATTTGTAAAGAAGTTGGCAATGTCTGGCCGGCAAACTTTAACTCGCCCGGCCAGGTCGTTATTTCGGGGACCAAGTCAGGCGTTGACGCTGCCGCCGGGAAGCTGAAAGCGGCCGGCGTCAAAAAGATCATCCCGCTCGCCGTCTCCGCCCCTTTCCACTGCCCGCTGATGCAGCCGGCCGCGGATAAACTGGCGGAGCAGCTGAACAGGATCACCTTCCAGGACGCGGCGATCCCGGTCTACGCTAACGTGACCGCCGCTCCCGTCACCGCCGCCGCCGAGATCAAACAGCTGTTAATTAAACAAGTTACCGGTTCTGTCCTCTGGGAAGATTCGATCAATAAAATGGTCGCTGCCGGAGTTAACTCGTTCGTGGAAGTCGGCCCGGGCAAAGTCTTGACCGGCCTGATCAAGAAGATCAACGCCGGCGTGGAGGTAAAAAGTTATGACGAATTTAAAGGATAA
- a CDS encoding electron transfer flavoprotein subunit alpha — translation MSIKILLDKCTGCTLCVKACPFAAIKMIDRPADAPGKGKKVAVIDLDTCTLCGACVESCKFGAIELKKELGGTDHDLSHFKGVWVFAEQREGKVQAVAYELLTEGRKLAGDLKTEICAILCGDAAIEEEVEHLFAYGADKVYLITHPELKHYHTAPYTSAVAEAITKYKPEIMLLGATTMGRDLAARLAIRVGAGLTADCTGLDIDPAKKILLQTRPAFGGNIMATIQTVRHRPQMSTVRPKVFKKVKVANPKKGEVIKFQPAIGAEDLAVKLLEVIKDESVKVNLAEAEIIVSGGRGLQEAKNFKLIEELAAVLGGAVGASRATVDAGWISAHHQVGQTGKTVSPKLYIACGIAGKIQHLAGMQSSDTIVAINKDPDAPIFKVATYGIVGDLFEYVPLLTRKIKELRG, via the coding sequence ATGAGCATTAAAATCTTACTGGATAAATGTACGGGCTGCACTCTTTGCGTCAAAGCCTGCCCGTTCGCGGCGATCAAAATGATCGACCGCCCGGCCGACGCTCCCGGCAAGGGAAAAAAAGTCGCGGTCATCGACCTTGACACCTGTACCCTGTGCGGCGCCTGCGTCGAGTCCTGCAAGTTCGGCGCGATCGAGCTGAAAAAAGAGCTCGGCGGCACCGACCACGATCTCTCGCATTTTAAAGGCGTCTGGGTTTTCGCCGAACAGCGCGAAGGCAAGGTCCAGGCGGTCGCTTATGAGCTCCTGACCGAAGGGAGAAAACTGGCCGGCGACCTGAAGACCGAGATCTGCGCCATCCTCTGCGGCGACGCCGCTATTGAGGAAGAGGTCGAACACCTTTTCGCTTACGGCGCGGATAAAGTTTACCTGATCACCCATCCGGAGCTTAAGCATTACCACACCGCCCCCTACACCAGCGCGGTCGCCGAGGCGATCACCAAGTACAAACCGGAAATAATGCTCCTGGGCGCGACGACCATGGGCCGCGATCTCGCCGCCCGCCTGGCGATCCGGGTCGGCGCCGGCTTAACGGCCGACTGCACCGGCCTCGATATCGATCCGGCCAAGAAAATTTTATTGCAGACCCGGCCCGCGTTCGGCGGCAACATCATGGCGACCATTCAAACCGTCCGGCACCGGCCGCAGATGTCAACGGTCCGCCCTAAAGTTTTTAAGAAGGTCAAGGTTGCTAACCCGAAAAAGGGCGAAGTCATTAAATTCCAGCCGGCGATCGGCGCCGAAGACCTGGCCGTTAAACTGCTGGAGGTCATTAAGGACGAGAGCGTTAAGGTGAACCTGGCCGAAGCGGAGATCATCGTCTCCGGCGGCCGCGGCCTGCAGGAAGCGAAGAACTTCAAATTGATCGAAGAGCTGGCTGCCGTCCTCGGCGGCGCGGTCGGCGCCTCGCGCGCTACCGTCGATGCCGGCTGGATCAGCGCTCACCACCAGGTCGGCCAGACCGGGAAAACTGTTTCGCCCAAACTTTATATCGCCTGCGGTATCGCCGGCAAGATCCAGCACCTGGCCGGTATGCAGTCTTCGGACACGATCGTCGCGATCAATAAGGACCCGGATGCGCCGATCTTCAAAGTCGCGACTTACGGTATTGTCGGGGACCTGTTCGAATACGTCCCCTTGCTCACCCGCAAGATCAAAGAATTACGAGGTTAA
- the plsX gene encoding phosphate acyltransferase PlsX: MRIALDAMGGDHAPGEIVKGAVLASLEYPVSISLVGDKPRLEKELSQYKKRGNLSIVHATETIGNDEPPVAAVKQKKDSSLNVAISLVKNKAADAVVSAGNTGALMAAGLFGLGRVSGIERPAIATIFPTPAGPILLLDMGANVDCKPKHLQQFGEMGAQYAEHVMHIKNPRVGLLNIGEEKEKGNQLAVESWPLLKEARINFVGNVESKEILSAKVDVVVADGFVGNLILKFGESISAYTVNLLKQELNKNLITKFAAFLLLPALGNIKKSVDYDEAGGAPMLGINGVVYKAHGRAKAKAIKNAVRVAIEAVKEDLVGCISKMEAR; the protein is encoded by the coding sequence ATCCGGATCGCCCTCGACGCCATGGGGGGCGATCACGCCCCCGGCGAGATAGTCAAAGGCGCTGTTCTCGCTTCCCTTGAATACCCGGTCAGCATCAGTCTGGTCGGCGATAAACCGCGGCTCGAAAAAGAGCTTTCCCAGTACAAAAAACGGGGAAACCTCTCCATTGTCCACGCCACCGAAACGATCGGCAATGACGAGCCACCGGTTGCCGCCGTCAAGCAAAAAAAGGATTCTTCCCTCAACGTCGCCATCTCTCTGGTCAAGAATAAAGCGGCCGACGCCGTCGTCTCGGCCGGCAACACCGGCGCGCTTATGGCCGCCGGCCTCTTTGGGCTGGGGCGGGTGTCCGGCATTGAACGCCCGGCGATCGCCACTATTTTCCCTACCCCGGCGGGCCCGATCTTACTGTTAGACATGGGCGCTAACGTCGATTGCAAGCCGAAACATCTCCAGCAATTCGGCGAAATGGGGGCCCAGTACGCGGAGCACGTCATGCACATCAAGAACCCGCGCGTCGGCCTGCTCAACATCGGCGAAGAAAAGGAAAAAGGGAACCAGCTGGCAGTGGAAAGCTGGCCGCTCCTCAAGGAAGCCCGGATCAACTTTGTCGGCAACGTGGAATCGAAGGAGATCCTTTCCGCCAAGGTCGACGTGGTGGTCGCCGACGGCTTTGTCGGCAACTTAATATTAAAATTCGGCGAATCGATCAGCGCCTACACGGTCAATCTCCTCAAGCAGGAGCTCAACAAGAATTTGATCACCAAGTTCGCCGCTTTTCTCCTTTTGCCGGCGCTCGGCAACATCAAGAAGAGCGTCGATTACGACGAGGCGGGCGGCGCGCCGATGCTCGGCATTAACGGCGTGGTTTACAAGGCGCACGGCCGGGCCAAGGCGAAAGCGATCAAGAACGCCGTCCGGGTCGCGATCGAGGCGGTCAAGGAAGACCTGGTCGGCTGTATCTCAAAAATGGAGGCAAGATGA
- a CDS encoding beta-ketoacyl-ACP synthase III yields MKAKILGTGSALPSKIVTNDDLSKIVDTNDAWIQERTGIKERRVSDAGTATSDLALIAAERALAAAKISPDQLDLIIVCTCSPDMLFPSTACILQGKIKATNAAAFDLSAACSGFNFGLTAASSLIQSGQFKTILLVGADTLTKYLDWTDRGTCILFGDGAGAVVLTATDKNEGVLASLIRAEGSLGHFLTMPGGGSRDPEEKNGRFIKMNGKEVFKFAVRALETSVRDILLQAGKTIADIDLFIPHQANIRIIEHVSKKMGLPKEKVYVNLHKYGNTSAASVPIALDEALAEGKIKSGDLLILSGFGAGLTYGSNLIKW; encoded by the coding sequence ATGAAAGCGAAGATACTCGGGACCGGTTCGGCTCTGCCCAGCAAGATCGTCACGAATGACGACCTCTCCAAGATCGTCGACACCAATGACGCCTGGATCCAGGAACGGACCGGCATTAAGGAGCGCCGGGTCTCGGACGCGGGGACCGCGACCTCGGACCTCGCGCTGATCGCCGCCGAACGGGCGCTGGCCGCCGCGAAAATTTCTCCCGACCAGCTCGACCTGATAATCGTCTGCACCTGCAGCCCCGACATGCTCTTCCCGTCCACCGCCTGCATCCTCCAGGGGAAAATTAAGGCGACCAACGCGGCCGCTTTCGACCTCTCGGCCGCCTGTTCCGGCTTCAACTTCGGGTTAACGGCCGCCAGCAGCCTGATCCAGAGCGGCCAGTTCAAAACGATCCTCCTGGTCGGCGCTGATACCTTAACTAAATACTTGGATTGGACCGACCGCGGCACCTGCATCCTCTTCGGCGACGGGGCCGGAGCGGTCGTTTTAACCGCGACCGATAAGAACGAGGGGGTCCTGGCTAGCCTGATCCGGGCGGAAGGGAGCCTCGGCCATTTTCTGACGATGCCGGGGGGCGGTTCGCGCGACCCGGAAGAGAAAAACGGCCGTTTTATCAAGATGAACGGCAAGGAAGTGTTCAAATTCGCCGTTCGGGCGCTCGAGACCTCCGTCCGGGACATCCTGCTTCAGGCGGGAAAAACGATCGCCGACATCGACCTCTTCATCCCCCATCAGGCCAATATCAGGATAATTGAACATGTCAGCAAGAAGATGGGGTTGCCAAAGGAAAAGGTTTATGTTAATCTCCACAAGTACGGCAATACCTCGGCAGCTTCCGTCCCCATCGCCTTGGACGAAGCACTGGCTGAAGGGAAGATAAAATCAGGCGATCTTTTGATCCTTTCTGGTTTTGGTGCCGGATTAACCTACGGCTCGAATCTGATCAAATGGTAG
- the acpP gene encoding acyl carrier protein: MDENQAFEAVKKVVTEQLGVSDAEVKRESSFVDDLGADSLDTVELVMALEEAFGMEIPDEDAEKIKTIGDTINYVMQHGKK; the protein is encoded by the coding sequence ATGGACGAAAATCAGGCTTTTGAAGCAGTTAAAAAGGTGGTCACCGAGCAGCTCGGCGTTTCCGACGCGGAAGTGAAGCGCGAGTCATCTTTCGTCGACGACCTGGGCGCCGATTCGCTCGACACCGTTGAGCTGGTCATGGCGTTGGAAGAGGCGTTCGGGATGGAAATTCCGGACGAGGACGCCGAGAAGATCAAAACGATCGGCGATACCATTAATTACGTGATGCAACACGGAAAGAAGTAA
- a CDS encoding DUF177 domain-containing protein → MRLDLTDLLRNTGNEANIDEELKVNFAEDGLRATKPVHVRLHLANTGPLVLMDGTAETEFELECSRCGKMFTTSLAADISEEYSKNPREVTVQKGKEVELRDEDFVYRIEPDNTLDLNEVARQDLILALPLQTICGGCQSNKGEK, encoded by the coding sequence GTGAGACTTGACCTGACAGACCTCCTCCGGAATACGGGTAATGAGGCCAATATTGACGAGGAGTTGAAGGTCAACTTCGCCGAAGACGGCCTGAGGGCGACCAAGCCGGTCCATGTCAGGCTCCATTTGGCCAACACCGGCCCCCTGGTCCTGATGGATGGGACTGCGGAGACTGAGTTCGAGCTGGAATGTTCGCGCTGCGGGAAGATGTTCACCACCTCGCTGGCCGCTGATATTTCCGAAGAATACTCGAAAAATCCGCGGGAGGTCACTGTCCAGAAAGGGAAAGAGGTCGAGCTCCGTGACGAGGATTTTGTTTACCGGATCGAGCCCGACAATACCCTGGACCTGAACGAGGTGGCCCGGCAAGATTTGATCCTGGCCCTACCGCTGCAGACCATCTGCGGCGGGTGCCAGAGCAATAAAGGAGAGAAATAA
- the xerC gene encoding tyrosine recombinase XerC translates to MDSSLLPAYLNYLRNERRYSDHTASNYARDLRFLVKFLDRQDVDRLAAREYLLALEKKKYSRRSIARKLSAARSFFRYLQREKKIRANPFQNLLTPKLPKKLPNFLYPEEIKALFNAVDSAKAPGKRDMAILEMIYGTGMRVIEVTRLNVNDLDQDDNEIRVFGKGSKERIVLYGSHARTALKEYLAGARKELLKGAKSAALFVGRRGSRLTPRQVERLIHFYAKKAGLQKKVTPHTLRHSFATHLLEGGADLRMVQELLGHVSLSTTQVYTHVTKERLKKVYDLAHPRAK, encoded by the coding sequence ATGGACTCTAGCCTCCTCCCCGCCTATCTCAATTACCTGCGCAACGAACGGCGTTATTCCGACCACACGGCCAGCAATTACGCGCGCGATCTCCGGTTCCTCGTCAAGTTCCTCGACCGGCAGGACGTCGACCGGCTGGCGGCGCGGGAGTACCTGCTGGCGCTGGAAAAGAAGAAATACTCGCGCCGGTCGATCGCCCGCAAGCTGTCGGCCGCCCGTTCGTTCTTCCGTTATTTGCAAAGAGAGAAAAAGATCAGGGCCAATCCTTTCCAAAACCTGTTAACACCCAAGCTGCCGAAAAAACTGCCGAATTTCCTTTACCCGGAGGAGATCAAGGCCCTTTTCAACGCGGTTGACAGCGCCAAGGCGCCCGGGAAGCGGGATATGGCGATCCTGGAAATGATCTATGGGACCGGGATGCGGGTCATTGAGGTTACCCGGCTCAACGTTAATGACCTCGACCAGGATGATAACGAGATTCGGGTCTTTGGCAAGGGTTCCAAGGAGCGGATCGTCCTTTACGGCTCACACGCCCGGACAGCCCTGAAAGAGTATCTGGCCGGCGCCCGGAAAGAGCTCCTCAAGGGGGCTAAGTCCGCCGCCCTCTTTGTCGGCCGGCGGGGGAGCCGGTTAACGCCCCGGCAGGTGGAGCGGCTGATCCACTTCTACGCCAAAAAGGCGGGGCTCCAGAAAAAAGTGACCCCCCATACTCTCCGCCATTCGTTCGCCACCCACCTTCTGGAGGGGGGAGCCGACCTCCGGATGGTCCAGGAGCTGCTGGGCCACGTCTCCCTGTCGACCACCCAGGTCTATACCCACGTGACCAAGGAACGCCTGAAAAAGGTCTACGACCTTGCGCACCCCCGGGCTAAATGA
- the rpmF gene encoding 50S ribosomal protein L32 has protein sequence MPVPKKRHSNIRQGKRRFSNYRLKSTNIGKCPQCGAPALPHQVCMNCGTYKGKQVIKLKEKKGEKKGKQKGPKE, from the coding sequence ATGCCAGTACCGAAAAAACGACACTCGAACATCAGGCAGGGAAAGCGGCGGTTTTCCAATTATCGTTTAAAGTCGACCAACATCGGCAAATGCCCGCAATGCGGCGCCCCGGCTCTCCCGCACCAGGTTTGCATGAACTGCGGCACCTATAAGGGGAAGCAGGTCATCAAGCTCAAGGAAAAGAAAGGGGAGAAGAAAGGGAAACAGAAGGGACCTAAAGAGTGA
- a CDS encoding YCF48-related protein: protein MKKTIVAFAVLLFALLAVSLAGCGTGVDTTTTTAAPVTTTTSAPATSTTTIATTSTTTTTTTTTTSTTTTTVWSPETSSTAEDLLGMFAYGTGSSNYRAWAVGKSGKIISSSYSTPGNWSVIASGTPETLRGYEYFWAAGINIELLPGDNGLILRSTDSGWTWAPLTSGTTEDLYGASLVSTLEAWVVGNNGLVMQTSDGGANWSTQSSGTSYDLRKVQCITTAYGVAVGAGGTIIRTANGSSWSTRTSGTTGTLRAVCFPGSQLHIGWAVGDGGTILNIMNWDSGAWSPQSSRTSADLYGVNFINTFEGWAVGTGGTVLHTTNSGADWEIQGSGTAADLYDVFFLSSTEGWAIGAGGTIFRYAP from the coding sequence ATGAAAAAAACAATTGTCGCCTTTGCCGTTTTACTCTTTGCCTTGTTAGCCGTTAGCTTGGCCGGTTGCGGGACCGGAGTGGACACGACCACGACCACCGCCGCGCCGGTCACAACGACCACTTCCGCGCCCGCCACTTCGACCACCACGATCGCCACGACCAGCACCACGACCACCACGACTACCACGACGACCAGCACTACGACCACGACGGTCTGGTCGCCGGAAACCAGCTCCACGGCCGAGGACCTGCTGGGAATGTTCGCTTACGGCACCGGCAGCAGCAATTACCGGGCCTGGGCGGTCGGTAAAAGCGGGAAAATAATCTCCAGCTCATACTCTACTCCCGGCAATTGGTCGGTCATTGCCAGCGGCACGCCGGAAACGCTGCGCGGCTATGAGTATTTCTGGGCTGCGGGCATAAACATCGAACTCTTGCCGGGCGACAACGGGCTCATCTTGCGGAGCACGGACAGCGGGTGGACCTGGGCGCCGCTGACCAGCGGCACGACCGAAGATCTGTACGGCGCTTCGCTCGTCAGCACGCTTGAGGCGTGGGTCGTCGGCAACAATGGGTTGGTCATGCAGACGTCTGACGGCGGCGCGAACTGGTCAACCCAGAGCAGCGGGACCAGCTATGACCTGAGAAAGGTCCAGTGTATTACCACCGCCTACGGCGTCGCGGTCGGAGCGGGCGGGACCATTATCCGAACGGCCAACGGCTCCAGCTGGAGCACGCGAACGAGCGGCACGACCGGGACATTGCGAGCGGTCTGTTTCCCCGGCAGCCAGCTGCATATCGGCTGGGCGGTTGGCGACGGCGGCACGATCTTGAACATCATGAATTGGGACAGCGGCGCCTGGTCGCCGCAAAGCAGCAGGACGTCAGCAGACCTGTACGGGGTCAACTTTATTAATACTTTTGAGGGTTGGGCGGTCGGGACCGGCGGGACGGTCCTCCATACGACGAATAGCGGGGCTGATTGGGAAATTCAGGGGAGCGGGACGGCCGCGGACCTATACGACGTATTTTTTCTTTCCAGCACCGAAGGGTGGGCGATCGGCGCCGGCGGCACGATATTTAGATACGCGCCCTGA
- a CDS encoding acyl-CoA dehydrogenase family protein: MLDYGLTEEQQMVRDLARKVSLEKALPKRAEWDETGEFPWEALKAYAAADLCGLYIPEDLGGMGQSVFNFCLATEEISRICGGVGVSFAASALGSTPILLFGTPEQKKKYMPDIAAGKKLAAFGLTEANAGSDAAGMETTAKKDGDYFIINGTKQWITNGGEAETYSVIAISDKNKGARGATAFILEKGMPGFTFGKKENKMGIRCSATRELVFQDCKVHKSQILGREGMGFIVAMKTLDMTRPGIGAQAVGIAQGALDEALKYARERVQFGKPLSSLQAIQHMLADMSTQIEAARSLVYACARMIDAGAKDFTLPACQAKLFASDVAMKVTIDAIQILGGYGYMKEYPVEKMARDAKITQIYEGTNQIQRNQIALSLIKELASSK, translated from the coding sequence ATGCTCGATTATGGCTTGACCGAAGAACAACAGATGGTCCGCGACCTGGCCCGGAAAGTTTCTCTGGAAAAAGCCCTCCCCAAGCGGGCGGAATGGGACGAGACCGGCGAATTCCCCTGGGAGGCGTTAAAAGCTTACGCGGCGGCGGACCTCTGCGGCCTCTACATCCCGGAAGACCTTGGCGGCATGGGCCAGAGCGTTTTTAATTTCTGCCTGGCCACCGAGGAGATCAGCCGGATCTGCGGCGGCGTCGGCGTCTCCTTTGCCGCTTCCGCCCTCGGCTCGACCCCGATCCTCCTCTTCGGCACCCCGGAACAGAAAAAGAAATACATGCCCGACATCGCCGCCGGCAAAAAACTGGCGGCTTTCGGCCTGACCGAAGCGAACGCCGGGTCGGACGCGGCCGGCATGGAAACGACCGCCAAAAAAGACGGCGACTACTTCATCATTAACGGGACCAAACAGTGGATCACCAACGGCGGCGAAGCGGAAACCTATTCCGTGATCGCGATCTCGGACAAGAACAAGGGGGCGCGCGGCGCCACCGCTTTTATCCTGGAAAAAGGGATGCCCGGCTTCACCTTCGGCAAGAAAGAGAACAAGATGGGGATCCGCTGTTCCGCGACCCGCGAGCTCGTCTTCCAGGACTGCAAGGTCCACAAGAGCCAGATCCTCGGCCGGGAAGGGATGGGCTTCATCGTGGCGATGAAGACGCTCGATATGACGCGGCCCGGCATCGGCGCCCAGGCGGTCGGCATCGCCCAGGGGGCGCTGGATGAGGCGCTCAAGTACGCCCGCGAGCGGGTCCAGTTCGGCAAGCCGCTCAGCTCGCTGCAGGCGATCCAGCACATGCTGGCCGACATGTCGACCCAGATCGAAGCGGCCCGCTCGCTCGTCTACGCCTGCGCCCGGATGATCGACGCCGGCGCCAAGGACTTTACCCTCCCCGCCTGCCAGGCAAAGCTCTTCGCGTCCGACGTCGCGATGAAAGTGACGATCGACGCCATCCAGATCCTCGGCGGCTACGGCTACATGAAGGAGTATCCGGTCGAGAAGATGGCCCGCGACGCCAAGATCACCCAGATCTACGAGGGGACGAACCAGATCCAGCGGAACCAGATCGCCCTTTCGCTGATCAAAGAGCTGGCTTCTTCGAAGTAG
- the fabG gene encoding 3-oxoacyl-[acyl-carrier-protein] reductase: protein MTNLKDKVALVTGSAQGIGKAIAVAFAKAGANIVVSDINLELAQQTAKEIAALGVKTLAVKTNVADPADVERAVGEIVAALGRIDILVNNAGITKDNLLVRMKKEEWDAVLAVNLTGVFNCTKTVGTLMMKQRCGKIVNIASIVGQMGNFGQANYAASKGGVIAFTKTVAKELSSRGVNCNAIAPGFIQTAMTDKLSEDVKKKMMEQIPLGKLGTPEDIASAALFLSGPESDYVTGQVLAVNGGMYM, encoded by the coding sequence ATGACGAATTTAAAGGATAAGGTCGCCTTGGTCACCGGCTCGGCCCAGGGGATCGGCAAGGCGATCGCCGTCGCGTTCGCCAAGGCCGGGGCGAACATCGTCGTTTCCGACATCAATCTGGAGCTGGCGCAGCAAACGGCCAAAGAGATCGCCGCGCTCGGCGTCAAAACGCTGGCGGTCAAGACCAACGTCGCCGATCCGGCCGACGTGGAAAGAGCGGTCGGCGAGATCGTCGCCGCCCTGGGGCGGATCGACATCCTGGTCAACAACGCCGGGATCACCAAGGACAACTTGCTGGTCCGGATGAAGAAAGAGGAGTGGGACGCCGTCCTGGCCGTCAACCTGACCGGCGTCTTTAACTGCACCAAGACAGTTGGCACCTTGATGATGAAGCAGCGGTGCGGTAAAATAGTGAATATCGCCTCGATCGTTGGCCAGATGGGGAATTTCGGCCAGGCCAACTACGCGGCGAGCAAGGGCGGGGTCATCGCCTTTACCAAGACGGTGGCCAAGGAGCTCTCTTCGCGGGGGGTCAATTGCAACGCGATCGCCCCCGGGTTCATCCAAACCGCGATGACGGACAAATTGTCCGAGGACGTTAAGAAAAAAATGATGGAGCAGATCCCGCTCGGCAAGCTGGGCACGCCGGAAGACATCGCCAGCGCGGCGCTCTTCCTGTCGGGCCCGGAGTCCGATTACGTTACCGGTCAGGTCCTGGCCGTTAATGGCGGAATGTACATGTAG
- a CDS encoding electron transfer flavoprotein subunit beta/FixA family protein, translating to MDIIVCIKQVPDTTEVRINPETNTLIREGVPSIVNPFDENAVEAALQLKEKHGGKVTVVTMGPPQAAEALKTTVAMGADEVVLVSDRAFAGSDTWATSYTLSQTIKQLGHYDLILCGKQAIDGDTAQVGPGIAEWLGIPQVTFAVKVEVNGPKLTVERMLEENNEKVECPLPAVITVVKQMNEPRLPSLKGMMRAKKAEVKMMNAAQIEGDPKNLGLNGSPTSVVRIFTPPAKGGGQILAGEPAEIVDKLLGKLKERKTI from the coding sequence ATGGACATCATCGTTTGTATCAAGCAGGTTCCGGATACAACCGAGGTCCGGATCAATCCGGAGACCAACACCCTCATCCGCGAAGGCGTTCCCTCCATTGTTAACCCTTTCGACGAAAATGCCGTCGAAGCCGCCCTGCAGTTAAAGGAAAAACACGGCGGCAAAGTAACGGTCGTCACCATGGGCCCGCCGCAGGCGGCCGAAGCGCTCAAGACGACGGTCGCCATGGGAGCGGACGAAGTCGTGCTCGTTTCCGACCGCGCCTTTGCCGGCTCCGACACCTGGGCCACTTCCTACACCCTCTCGCAAACGATCAAGCAGCTCGGGCATTATGACCTGATCCTCTGCGGCAAGCAGGCGATCGACGGCGATACCGCCCAGGTCGGTCCCGGCATCGCCGAATGGCTGGGCATACCGCAAGTCACCTTCGCGGTCAAGGTCGAGGTCAACGGTCCCAAGCTGACGGTGGAAAGAATGCTGGAGGAGAACAACGAAAAGGTGGAATGCCCTCTCCCGGCCGTTATTACCGTCGTCAAACAGATGAACGAGCCGCGCCTCCCCTCCCTCAAAGGGATGATGCGGGCCAAAAAAGCGGAAGTTAAGATGATGAACGCCGCGCAGATCGAGGGCGACCCCAAGAACCTCGGCCTGAACGGCTCCCCCACTTCGGTCGTCCGGATCTTCACCCCGCCGGCGAAAGGCGGCGGCCAGATCCTGGCCGGCGAGCCGGCGGAGATCGTGGATAAACTGCTCGGCAAGCTCAAAGAGAGGAAGACGATCTGA